The following coding sequences are from one Stigmatopora nigra isolate UIUO_SnigA chromosome 12, RoL_Snig_1.1, whole genome shotgun sequence window:
- the cxcl12a gene encoding chemokine (C-X-C motif) ligand 12a (stromal cell-derived factor 1) translates to MDVKLLTVLTALILLTYAPPLQAKPISLVERCYCRSTVNNLPRGYIRELRFIHTPNCPFQVIAKLKTNKEVCVNPEIRWLQQYLKNAINKMKKSKRLG, encoded by the exons ATGGACGTGAAGTTACTTACAGTCTTAACTGCGCTCATTCTTTTGACATATGCTCCCCCATTGCAAG CCAAACCCATCAGTTTGGTGGAGAGATGCTACTGTCGCTCAACAGTCAACAACCTCCCTCGGGGATACATTCGAGAGCTCCGCTTCATCCACACGCCAAACTGCCCCTTCCAAGTCAT cgCCAAATTGAAGACCAATAAGGAGGTGTGTGTGAACCCCGAAATCCGATGGCTGCAGCAGTACCTGAAGAATGCCATCAACAA GATGAAAAAATCCAAACGGCTTGGCTAA
- the tmem72 gene encoding transmembrane protein 72: MSYSESYWWIILEIACRILGISTATVSCAVGVQTLQQGDFNSLGIYLLVSSAGMVIFEMAYFLDELLLMCLPCPPDCHLFTLWGKMAKVGGFHKFLYYSIMSVVCFLHPVLVWHATIPGAMLLVTALFNFILSKKRKTESKTPQESYPSQGPATVYVTEGLASDDTLTFLHTVTGKRVALATGVECHGLAESGGESFQAMQELTCMPKGRKGKERRPLWMSGRQKVMERKMEEMRDMGDSEPESTSDTVPMING; the protein is encoded by the exons ATGAGCTACTCAGAGAGTTACTGGTGGATTATTTTGGAGATTGCATGCAGGATTCTTGGCATATCTACAGCTACGG tGTCGTGTGCTGTGGGAGTGCAAACCCTACAACAGGGAGACTTCAACAGCCTGGGTATCTACTTGCT AGTATCTTCTGCCGGCATGGTGATATTTGAGATGGCCTATTTCCTGGATGAACTTTTGCTGATGTGCCTCCC CTGTCCACCAGATTGTCATCTCTTCACATTGTGGGGTAAAATGGCTAAAGTTGGAGGCTTTCATAAGTTCCTCTATTATTCCATCATGTCCGTGGTGTGTTTTCTGCATCCTGTCTTGGTGTGGCATGCAACTattccag gGGCTATGCTACTGGTGACTGCCTTGTTCAACTTTATCCTcagcaagaaaagaaaaaccgaATCTAAAACACCACAGGAGAGTTACCCCAGCCAGGGCCCGGCCACGGTGTATGTGACAGAGGGGCTGGCCTCGGACGATACGCTCACCTTCCTCCACACCGTAACGGGAAAAAGAGTTGCCCTGGCAACGGGGGTTGAGTGCCACGGTCTGGCTGAGAGTGGAGGAGAGAGCTTCCAGGCCATGCAGGAGCTGACGTGTATGCCAAAAGGGAGGAAGGGGAAGGAGAGGAGACCCCTGTGGATGAGTGGGCGGCAGAAAGTGATGGAGAGAAAGATGGAGGAGATGAGAGATATGGGGGATTCTGAGCCAGAAAGCACATCAGACACTGTACCTATGATTAATGGCTAA